aacttgctccgGTCACACCAGGATGCAAACTCAGGCTAACTTCAGAGCCTCGCCCCCGACCCTATCCCACACGCCCCCTCAGCTGTGGGGGTGGGCTCGTGGCGCTCTGGATGTCGGGGCGCGCTCGTCCAGGCCCTCTCTCACGTCTGCTGTCACAGGTCAAAACACAGCTGCAGGCCCAGACGGTGGCCGCGATGGCTGTGGGGCACCAGCACCATCACCAGGTAGGAACCGTCACTCCCCAGAGCTCCCTGGGCCGGATGGGCTCCTGGGCCGGCAGGCTGCCCATGATGTGGCGTCTTCTCCCCGCAGAGTGTTCTGGGGGCCTTGGAGACCATCTGGCGGCAGCAAGGCCTGGCAGGACTATGGCGGGGCGTGGGTGGGGCCGTGCCCAGGGTCATGGTCGGCTCCGCAGCCCAGCTGGCCACCTTTGCCTCTGCCAAGGCCTGGGTGCAGAAACAACAGGTGAGGAGCCAGGGACACCTGTGCCCACCCACAGACACCCCAAAGTAAGGGCTGCCtgcctcctttctccccctctgggCCCTCATCACTCCCTAACATCTCCAGCTGGACCCCCACCTAGGGAAGCCAACGGGGAGGTGACAGACAGGGCCCCTGAAGACAGCTGAGGACCCTGGCTCTGCCCTTAGGGTCATGTCCCGGCCCTTGTGCCCAGCAGGAGTGGGGGCCAGCAGTGAGCCCTGTAGCTGTGACggagctggggtgggaggtggctggAGGCGCCCGGTCTGTTCCCCTTCCCCTAGGTCTCCCAGCGCCCACAcgctgggaggggagggtgggtaccctgcgggtggggggagggcacctgCAGGCGTCAGAACCTGTACCACCCCACAGTGGCTCCCGGAGGACAGCTGGCTGGTGGCTTTGGCTGGAGGCATGATCAGTAGCGTCGCCGTGGCCGCAGTCATGACCCCCTTCGACGTGGTCAGCACGCGGCTATACAATCAGCCCGTGGACGGAACTGGCAAAGTGAGCAGGGGCtggtgcgggggggtggggggccagtgGGAAGCTGGAGAGcaccctccaacacacacacacacacacagccagagACACGCAGACACGTGACATGCATGAAGACGCATCAATTTGCCTTGTTTGCTGAGCACCTATGTCCCAGGCATGGGCTAAGCATTTTCACCTCTGGGTTTTATTCCATCCTCACAATCACCTCCATCttcctgatgaggaaactgacgcTCAGAGAGATCTGATGACTTGTGTGTGCGGTCGCCCGGCTGATACGTGGAGGAGCCCGAATCAGAATCCAGGCCTGACCCCATGGCCTCACGCACACGGGCCCTCGCATACACCGGTGCAGGCTGCGCTCAGCACAGAGGTGCCCTCCACAGGCCGCTGAAATCCACCTGTGTGCCATTAGCCAAAGTTCAGCCCCCAGGCATGGGGCTGTGGCTGCCTGGACGAAGAGGCTTCTTACATTTCACAGCCTACAGGGCCACCTTTCTAGAATTTGCCCAGCTTGGGGAGAGTCTCTCTACTGATGTGCCACAGTAGCCCCTACACACAGACACCCCTGGTTGTGCCAGCCAGGGCGCCACGTTCCCTGTAGTGACATCTGCCCCGTGTCTGTCTCCAGGGCCAGCTGTATGGTGGCCTCGCCGACTGCCTGGTGAAGATCTGGCGGCAGGAGGGCCCCCTGGCACTCTACAAGGGTCTGGGCCCAGCCTACCTGCGCCTGGGCCCCCACACAATCCTCAGCATGCTCTTCTGGGATGAGCTCCGGAAACTGGCTGGGCGGGGCCTGCACCAGGGCACCTAGGGGgcacccctcacccccatttCCCGACACAGCCTGGCGCTCGGCAGGAAGCAATGGCCCGCTCCAGCTGGGAATGGCCGGCTCAGAGCAGACCACTGGCCTAGACCCTGCCACAGGTCGGAGGAGAGTGTGGACAGCGCTGGTCCCCCCCAGACCCACGGCCCCCCTCAGGCCAGAGCATTTGTTCTGGATGGCCAGCCACTTTGTTCTCCAGCAAATTCTCTTCCCCCTCTGTACTGGGTTACCTTATCCCAGAGCCTTACTCATTATGATAATCGCTGCTCCGGGGCATGGCCATCACCTTGAGCTGGGTCGCTTACATGCATCAGCTTGCTTAGTCCTCAAACAGCGTGAGACGGTAAAACCCTCTTTTACCAAGAGGAAGCTGAGAACTCAGAAAAGGGAAGTGCTTTGACCAAAGCCACACAGCtctgaagtggcagaaagaggaCTGGAAGTTACGACGCAGGCTGGTGTCCCTGGCAAGAGCCAGGACCGTGAGGGCTGGAGGGCCCCCGACAGTCACTGTGAGGCACCATGAGGCCATAGTGGACCTCCGACAagatggtttaaacaacagatattgtctcacagcttggaggctggaagtcagacATCCAGGCATCAGcggggttggtttcttctgaggcctctctctctctctctctctctcccccctctctctcccccctggcATGTGGACGGCCATCTTCCCCCCgggtcctcacatggtcttccttctgtgtctgtgtcctaatctcttcttataaggcccCCAGTCGTGTTGGATTAGCACCGACCCTAATgtcctcattttaacttaattacctctttagagACCCCATCTCCAATTAGTCACATATagggggttagaacttcaatatatgaatgtgGGTGGGGGGGACATAATGCAGCCTATAACACCAACTAGAAGCTTTTACTGAGGGCTTCCTAGGTGCCCGGCACTGTGGGCGTCCAGACAAATCCTCATGACCGTTCTGAAAGGGGTCTCTGGACATGCCCATTCTTCAGATGAGGAGGCTAAGGcccagggcggggaggggactGGCTCAACGTGAGTAGCAGAGCTAGGTGTCCTCACCCTGGGCCCTTTCCCCAGGCTGCAGCCACACTCCTCCCAGTGTGTGTGTTCCTAAGGCCCACGCTGACCTTTGTGCTTCAGAGAATGACACCGAGTCCCTGGAAGGGATAGGACTGGCCCCAGCCCAAGCAGAGCCTAAACCACCTACCCTGCCGTCCCCCATGTCTGCTGTTCCCCGGGGGTACCCCACCACACACTCCAAACcaataaagttttctattttgtttacttcCACGACTCTCTTCTGCTGAAGCCTCGGTCTCCCCCACCCGtgacaccaccccccaccccttggcTCCCTCCTCGGTCTGGGGAAGGAGGATCCGGATTTGCCGCACCCTCGGCAGCTTCCAACCCAACTGAGGCCTGCCACCTAGTGGACACGGGGAGGATCGTCGAGGCAGGCTGCCCAGTGGCGGAAGGAGAGGGGGGGCCCAGAACTGTATCTCAACCTCAGGTTGTGGGGGGTACGGACCACCTTCCAGAACTGGGGCTGAGGGGGCAGAGCCCAGATGCAAAGCTATGGGGGGCAACAGATAAGGCCTGGGGCTTCAGGAAGGCCCTGTGGGGCAAGGCCTAAGGTAGGGTGAGAAAAACGGGCACCCACCTTGAGCAGAGACAGAGGCCAGAGATCAGTGCTGGTTTCATGCCGCCCAAAGGCGGAGCCCCTGGACAGCAGTAGGCTCCCGAGGCCAGTAACCCTGGGGCCCTGAAGGtatccctgcctcccctcccctccccttccctcccttgagCTTCtgatccctccctgcccctcccctccctccactgaCACCTTTGCCCCGTGACTTTGGTCTCTCTGGAGCAGACCTGGCCAGAGGCGGGGGCTGATCCCGGCAGCGGCCAtgttctccctgccctcctggctccccggcctcccctccctccagtggGGCTCCAGCCTCCTAGACTCTGTCCTGCAAGGTGAGCACCACCTCCCTGTCCCGtgcagccccgccccctccggcaGCTCTGGGCAGCTGCAGGGtggacccccccccgcccccaccccccaccacgtGGGTCTCCCACCACCTCTAACCCTCCAAAccgcctgccctccctcctgcccctcaggCCTCATCGGGGCCAGCGGAGTCTCCGTCCTGAACAGCCTCCTGAAGGTCTACTTCTTTGTGAACTGCGCCAAGTGAGTGCCTGCCGACCCAGCCCACTCctgggccccccccaccccgagctgTCTCCGGCCTGTGAGGGCAGGGCCGGAGGGAAGGGAACCCTATCCCCAGTGAGCACGTCTGGGGGCACGGGGACCACTGCCCAGGCCGAGGCTGGTGGTTCTGGCCCTGCCCACGTCCATTCTGCCCCACAGCAACCCTGAGCGGCGGCTGGAAAAGCACCAGCTGCAGGCCCCGTGGGCCTCGCTGGAGACCGTGCACCTGGCAGGGCTGGCCCTGATCCTGACCGTCGTGGGGGCCCGGGTGGCCGCCCTGGTGGTGCTTGAGTTCTCCCTCCGGGCTATCTCCACACTGCTCTCCCTGGGCAAGGTAAGGCTccctgaggtgggagggggggggtgtcATTACCCGAACCCGGGCCCTGATTTTCACCCCAGACCCCCCTGTCTCCTCACCACCTCCTTTCTGTAAGACCGAGACCGGAGGGTGCAGATTGCCCCCTGGGGTTGTGATCGCCAGTGCAGTCCCTGCTCCTAGCGAGCTCCTGGACACCGAGCTCCCCGTGTGCCAGGCCCCGTGCCGGATCCTCTGAGTGCGTATCATCTCACGTATCCACACAGTCAGAGGCGGGTAGAGCTTCGCTGTGATCTCCATTTCACGGAcggggaaactaaggctcagagagggtaactGACTTGTCGCAGGTCAACAACCAGCAAGAAGCGGAGTCAGGCTCTGAACCCAGGTCTTCAAGGCTCTGAGCCACAAACCTTCAGCAAGCACATGGGGCCCAAGGGACAATCGTGACTGAAATTAAGCAGCAAGAAATGATCCCAGTAGGTAGGGCTTGACCTTGAAGGCAAtatccctgctttttttttttttaagtttatttatttattttgagagagagagaggagagagagagagagagagagagagagagagagagaatcccaagcaggctccatgctgtcagcgcagatcccaatGCGGgcctcaatctcacgaaccatgagatcatgacagccaaaatcaagagtcagacgcttaactgacggagccacccgggcaccccagggaATATTCCTTCTTTGGGAATGATCCCCAAGGTTCCTTCCGGCTCCAGATTCCTACAGAATGGAGCCTCTGCACCTTCACAGCCCCTTGGCCCCCCCACCTCAGGTGAGAGGCAGCCTGAGCCCCCAGCATCGCGGccccctttctcccccccccctcccccgcccagggCTCCCAGGGCACCGAGAGGCTGCGGCTGCACCTGCTGTGCCAGTACGCGCTGGGCTGCGGGCTGACCTGCGGCCTGAGCTTCCTGCAGGAGGACGCCCCGCACCGCACCCTGAACCTGCTGCTGGGCCTCTGGCTGGCCACGCTGCTTCGCACGGGCGCCAGGCGCCTCTGCCGCCACATCTACCAGCTCTACGAGCTGCACAGCAGCCAGCAGTACTGCGGGGTCTGCCTGGGGCTGCTGGCCGGCGCTCATGCCCTCCCCCGGCTGCTGGCCCGCGCCCTGGCCGTGGCCTTTGCCGTGGGTGACCTGGCAGCCGTGGCCCTTATCAACCGGGACTTCCTGACCACGTCAGACGCCGTGCGTTTCTGGACGCCGCTCGTCATCTGCTACACGCTGCTCGTCATCTACATGCAGGGTAAGGGCCACAGGCGGGGTCCTGGGCGGCCGCTGATTCACTGGGCGTTCACGTCCCACTGTCCGACCGGGGCAAGGGAATGGGGAGGGGTTGAGACTGGCCAGGCTGATGGGGGGGCCTGACGGAGAGCCCTCATCAACCCAGTGCAGGCGGTCTGAGGAGAAGCCCCTGCACGGCTTTCAGCAGGGGAGAGCGACCTGGCCAGATGTGGGCTATGGGAAGAACCGCCTGGCTGCAGGGCGGAGACGGGGTCGAGGTGGCGGGACAGGGAAGGGCAGTCAGGCAGAGAGCAGcgggtgcaaaggccctgaggtgggagtgaGTCTGGCATGCTGGGGAGTAGTAAGAAACGAGGACACGGCTCAGATCAGGCAGGACGTCCCGTTCCTGTGTTTAGAAGGTCACTAGCTGCCGAGTGGACATGGAGTAGACGCTTGACCCACAAGGTCAAGAACAGAAGCCGGGAGCTGGGACTGGGTGGggcagtgggagtggggaggtgggttCGGGTGGGGCTCTACTTAGCAGAAAGAGTCCCCGGGGCTTCCCGACCGATTAGAGGTGGCAGTGGAGGCAGGACGGCGCCTGCAGCTTGGAGCTGGCgtgccccccctccctcccctgactgCAGGCAGAGCGCAGCAGCGGGCAGGCTCGGGGGTAGACAGCGAGGCCTGGTTAGGAAGAAGTGCCTGGTGCCAGCCAGGTGCTCAgagagtgggggtgagggaggagggaggcagggggctgcaaggggaggggaaggctcaCACTGAGGAAGGTCGGGGGCAGCCGGGAGTCCAGGCCCCGTCCCAGGCCGGACCTCAGGTAGGGCGGGCAGGTGGTGACAGGTGCCCTGCCCCCCCAGAGGAGCAGCGGCAGAACCCCGGCCTGCAGAGCCAGGTCCAGACGGTGCTGGTGCGCATGGGCGGCCTCTTCGTGCTGCTGCTGACCGTGGGCAGCTGGCTGGACCTCCTGGGTGTCCTTATGTCCCTGCTGGGCGAGCTCTGGTGCCTGACGAGCGTCCGTACCCTGCTGGACCTTTGCCAGATACAGGTGGGCGCTTCACCGCGTGGGTCCCCCAGACACGGAAGCCCCGCTCCAGACAGCCCGAGGAGCCTCCACAGGCCCGAGTTCAAGAAGGGCTGGGGTGACCTCTctcggggtgggggcagaaggagCTGAAATCCCCTCTTTCCCCTGGTGTTAGCTTTGACCCCTGCGTGGGAAGCAGGGCCTGAAGCTCCCCCACCAGAGGATGGGGGAGCTGAGTTgtgtccttcctttcctccccaccttcccccaggAGTTTCCAT
The window above is part of the Prionailurus bengalensis isolate Pbe53 chromosome C1, Fcat_Pben_1.1_paternal_pri, whole genome shotgun sequence genome. Proteins encoded here:
- the SLC25A34 gene encoding solute carrier family 25 member 34, which gives rise to MSLPGAQRASGTEARETVAPAVDLVLGASACCLACVFTNPLEVVKTRLQLQGELRARGTYPRPYRGFFASVAAVIRADGMCGLQKGLAAGLLYQGLMNGVRFYCYSLACQAGLTQQPGGTVVAGAVAGALGAFVGSPAYLVKTQLQAQTVAAMAVGHQHHHQSVLGALETIWRQQGLAGLWRGVGGAVPRVMVGSAAQLATFASAKAWVQKQQWLPEDSWLVALAGGMISSVAVAAVMTPFDVVSTRLYNQPVDGTGKGQLYGGLADCLVKIWRQEGPLALYKGLGPAYLRLGPHTILSMLFWDELRKLAGRGLHQGT
- the TMEM82 gene encoding transmembrane protein 82, which codes for MFSLPSWLPGLPSLQWGSSLLDSVLQGLIGASGVSVLNSLLKVYFFVNCANNPERRLEKHQLQAPWASLETVHLAGLALILTVVGARVAALVVLEFSLRAISTLLSLGKGSQGTERLRLHLLCQYALGCGLTCGLSFLQEDAPHRTLNLLLGLWLATLLRTGARRLCRHIYQLYELHSSQQYCGVCLGLLAGAHALPRLLARALAVAFAVGDLAAVALINRDFLTTSDAVRFWTPLVICYTLLVIYMQEEQRQNPGLQSQVQTVLVRMGGLFVLLLTVGSWLDLLGVLMSLLGELWCLTSVRTLLDLCQIQEFPSQRPSVSAPRQPPPQPSAPGQPQGTAPS